One genomic window of Mercenaria mercenaria strain notata chromosome 2, MADL_Memer_1, whole genome shotgun sequence includes the following:
- the LOC123564752 gene encoding solute carrier family 23 member 2-like isoform X2 produces MCSVTCTSYVPTQNFSKLACKAYNNDAFDGIKSEKKLEIETDNDNREDKQFRGQDNAERIENDDGDIEAEGKMESTYRMHYKVGDVPAPHLSFMFGLQQVLLSISSTISIPLIVANEICAGDLDLVKSEIMSTFLFMCGVCTILQTAVGVRLPIIQGGCHKFIPAVAALMALPIWKCPDLSPVESMGVTGNGSEANFTLVPRFTDDERTTMWQSRMKEIQGGIILSALVQVVIGCTGILGLILNFIGPITIVPTITLVGLSLIDVALRFCQVHWGITSLTVCLVFLFSLYMSEIKLPLPAYSKRRKCHITMYPVFKLLPVILAVAISWGVCAILTVTDRLSSDPKSQEYFTRTDARTNVLETAEWFFFPYPGQWGLPTVSIASFMAMLAATMTSIIESVGDYYACARISCVSPPPTHAVNRGIAIEGFGSILSGIVGSGGATTSYSQNVGAIGFTKVASRRAFQVAGLIFLLCGLCGKFGALLTQLPDPVLGGIVLVSFGMVTAVGLSNLQFVSLQSSRNLVIIGTSLLIGLMAPRYIAANPGCIKTGDDEVDRVLTVLLSTAMFVGGFVGFVLDNTVPGSDEERGIKSWRKTYTADPNNVDSIEDDTYDLPFIMNCLRQHKWTTYIPFLPTFRFSIGKYLKGLCSKCRDR; encoded by the exons ATGTGTTCAGTTACATGTACATCTTATGTACCGACACAAAATTTTTCGAAATTAGCATGCAAGGCTTACAACAACGATGCTTTCGATGGCATAAAAAGTGAAAAGAAGTTGGAGATAGAAACAGACAATGATAATAGAGAAGATAAACAGTTTCGTGGCCAAGACAATGCCGAGAGAATTGAAAACGATGATGGCGATATTGAGGCTGAGGGAAAAATGGAGAGCACTTACAGGATGCATTATAAAGTTGGAGATGTTCCTGCACCCCATCTTTCATTCATGTTTGGTCTTCAG caaGTTTTACTCAGTATCAGTTCTACAATTTCTATTCCATTGATCGTTGCCAATGAGATATGtgctggtgaccttgaccttgtgaaGTCAGAAATTATGTCTACGTTCCTGTTCATGTGTGGTGTGTGTACCATCTTGCAAACTGCTGTAGGGGTTAG ACTGCCAATTATTCAAGGAGGATGCCACAAATTTATACCAGCAGTTGCAGCACTGATGGCCTTACCCATTTGGAAGTGTCCAGATCTTAGTCCAGTAGAATCTATGGGTGTTACAGGTAACGGATCCGAGGCAAATTTTACTCTTGTACCAAGATTTACAGATGATGAACGGACTACAATGTGGCAAAGCAGAATGAAAGAG attCAGGGAGGAATTATTCTTTCAGCCTTGGTTCAAGTAGTGATCGGATGCACAGGAATTCTTGGCTTGATTTTAAACTTCATTGGACCTATTACTATTGTTCCTACAATAACATTGGTCGGACTCTCACTCATTGATGTAGCACTACGATTCTGCCAAGTTCACTGGGGAATTACCAGCTT AACTGTTTGTTtggtttttctgttttctttgtacATGAGTGAAATCAAGCTACCACTTCCGGCATATAGCAAGCGAAGGAAATGTCATATAACGATGTATCCAGTATTTAAATTGTTACCG GTAATACTGGCTGTGGCTATCTCTTGGGGCGTATGCGCAATTTTAACCGTTACAGACAGACTTTCTTCAGATCCGAAGAGTCAGGAATATTTCACTCGCACGGACGCAAGGACAAATGTTCTTGAGACTGCTGAATGGTTCTTCTTTCCGTATCCAG gccAATGGGGTCTACCGACTGTTAGTATCGCCAGTTTTATGGCAATGCTTGCCGCAACTATGACATCTATCATAGAGTCTGTGGGTGATTACTACGCATGCGCGAGAATATCTTGTGTTTCTCCGCCTCCTACACACGCGGTCAATAGAGGTATTGCTATTGAAGGTTTTGGCAGCATTCTGTCTGGCATCGTGGGGTCCGGGGGTGCAACGACCTCGTACAGTCAAAATGTTGGTGCAATTGGATTCACCAAG GTAGCGAGCAGAAGAGCTTTCCAGGTTGCAGGTTTGATATTTTTACTGTGTGGACTGTGTGGAAAGTTTGGAGCTTTGCTAACTCAATTACCAGATCCGGTACTCGGTGGTATCGTCCTCGTCAGTTTTGGAATGGTTACAGCAGTAGGACTGTCGAACCTTCAGTTTGTATCATTACAGTCCAGCCGGAATTTAGTCATCATAGGTACCTCATTGCTCATTGGTCTAATGGCTCCTAGATATATCGCCGCAAATCCTGGATGTATAAAAACAG GTGACGATGAGGTAGATCGTGTTTTGACGGTGTTGCTCAGCACAGCAATGTTTGTGGGTGGATTTGTAGGTTTTGTTTTAGATAACACAGTCCCAG GTTCTGATGAGGAAAGAGGGATAAAGTCTTGGAGGAAGACCTATACAGCGGACCCCAACAATGTCGATTCCATAGAGGATGATACTTACGACCTTCCGTTTATCATGAATTGCCTTAGACAGCATAAATGGACAACTTACATTCCATTTCTTCCAACATTCCGATTTAGTATTGGGAAATATCTAAAAGGCTTGTGCTCAAAGTGCAGAGACCGTTGA
- the LOC123564752 gene encoding solute carrier family 23 member 2-like isoform X3 — protein sequence MTHRQQVLLSISSTISIPLIVANEICAGDLDLVKSEIMSTFLFMCGVCTILQTAVGVRLPIIQGGCHKFIPAVAALMALPIWKCPDLSPVESMGVTGNGSEANFTLVPRFTDDERTTMWQSRMKEIQGGIILSALVQVVIGCTGILGLILNFIGPITIVPTITLVGLSLIDVALRFCQVHWGITSLTVCLVFLFSLYMSEIKLPLPAYSKRRKCHITMYPVFKLLPVILAVAISWGVCAILTVTDRLSSDPKSQEYFTRTDARTNVLETAEWFFFPYPGQWGLPTVSIASFMAMLAATMTSIIESVGDYYACARISCVSPPPTHAVNRGIAIEGFGSILSGIVGSGGATTSYSQNVGAIGFTKVASRRAFQVAGLIFLLCGLCGKFGALLTQLPDPVLGGIVLVSFGMVTAVGLSNLQFVSLQSSRNLVIIGTSLLIGLMAPRYIAANPGCIKTGDDEVDRVLTVLLSTAMFVGGFVGFVLDNTVPGSDEERGIKSWRKTYTADPNNVDSIEDDTYDLPFIMNCLRQHKWTTYIPFLPTFRFSIGKYLKGLCSKCRDR from the exons ATGACCCACAGACAG caaGTTTTACTCAGTATCAGTTCTACAATTTCTATTCCATTGATCGTTGCCAATGAGATATGtgctggtgaccttgaccttgtgaaGTCAGAAATTATGTCTACGTTCCTGTTCATGTGTGGTGTGTGTACCATCTTGCAAACTGCTGTAGGGGTTAG ACTGCCAATTATTCAAGGAGGATGCCACAAATTTATACCAGCAGTTGCAGCACTGATGGCCTTACCCATTTGGAAGTGTCCAGATCTTAGTCCAGTAGAATCTATGGGTGTTACAGGTAACGGATCCGAGGCAAATTTTACTCTTGTACCAAGATTTACAGATGATGAACGGACTACAATGTGGCAAAGCAGAATGAAAGAG attCAGGGAGGAATTATTCTTTCAGCCTTGGTTCAAGTAGTGATCGGATGCACAGGAATTCTTGGCTTGATTTTAAACTTCATTGGACCTATTACTATTGTTCCTACAATAACATTGGTCGGACTCTCACTCATTGATGTAGCACTACGATTCTGCCAAGTTCACTGGGGAATTACCAGCTT AACTGTTTGTTtggtttttctgttttctttgtacATGAGTGAAATCAAGCTACCACTTCCGGCATATAGCAAGCGAAGGAAATGTCATATAACGATGTATCCAGTATTTAAATTGTTACCG GTAATACTGGCTGTGGCTATCTCTTGGGGCGTATGCGCAATTTTAACCGTTACAGACAGACTTTCTTCAGATCCGAAGAGTCAGGAATATTTCACTCGCACGGACGCAAGGACAAATGTTCTTGAGACTGCTGAATGGTTCTTCTTTCCGTATCCAG gccAATGGGGTCTACCGACTGTTAGTATCGCCAGTTTTATGGCAATGCTTGCCGCAACTATGACATCTATCATAGAGTCTGTGGGTGATTACTACGCATGCGCGAGAATATCTTGTGTTTCTCCGCCTCCTACACACGCGGTCAATAGAGGTATTGCTATTGAAGGTTTTGGCAGCATTCTGTCTGGCATCGTGGGGTCCGGGGGTGCAACGACCTCGTACAGTCAAAATGTTGGTGCAATTGGATTCACCAAG GTAGCGAGCAGAAGAGCTTTCCAGGTTGCAGGTTTGATATTTTTACTGTGTGGACTGTGTGGAAAGTTTGGAGCTTTGCTAACTCAATTACCAGATCCGGTACTCGGTGGTATCGTCCTCGTCAGTTTTGGAATGGTTACAGCAGTAGGACTGTCGAACCTTCAGTTTGTATCATTACAGTCCAGCCGGAATTTAGTCATCATAGGTACCTCATTGCTCATTGGTCTAATGGCTCCTAGATATATCGCCGCAAATCCTGGATGTATAAAAACAG GTGACGATGAGGTAGATCGTGTTTTGACGGTGTTGCTCAGCACAGCAATGTTTGTGGGTGGATTTGTAGGTTTTGTTTTAGATAACACAGTCCCAG GTTCTGATGAGGAAAGAGGGATAAAGTCTTGGAGGAAGACCTATACAGCGGACCCCAACAATGTCGATTCCATAGAGGATGATACTTACGACCTTCCGTTTATCATGAATTGCCTTAGACAGCATAAATGGACAACTTACATTCCATTTCTTCCAACATTCCGATTTAGTATTGGGAAATATCTAAAAGGCTTGTGCTCAAAGTGCAGAGACCGTTGA
- the LOC123564752 gene encoding solute carrier family 23 member 2-like isoform X4, translated as MSTFLFMCGVCTILQTAVGVRLPIIQGGCHKFIPAVAALMALPIWKCPDLSPVESMGVTGNGSEANFTLVPRFTDDERTTMWQSRMKEIQGGIILSALVQVVIGCTGILGLILNFIGPITIVPTITLVGLSLIDVALRFCQVHWGITSLTVCLVFLFSLYMSEIKLPLPAYSKRRKCHITMYPVFKLLPVILAVAISWGVCAILTVTDRLSSDPKSQEYFTRTDARTNVLETAEWFFFPYPGQWGLPTVSIASFMAMLAATMTSIIESVGDYYACARISCVSPPPTHAVNRGIAIEGFGSILSGIVGSGGATTSYSQNVGAIGFTKVASRRAFQVAGLIFLLCGLCGKFGALLTQLPDPVLGGIVLVSFGMVTAVGLSNLQFVSLQSSRNLVIIGTSLLIGLMAPRYIAANPGCIKTGDDEVDRVLTVLLSTAMFVGGFVGFVLDNTVPGSDEERGIKSWRKTYTADPNNVDSIEDDTYDLPFIMNCLRQHKWTTYIPFLPTFRFSIGKYLKGLCSKCRDR; from the exons ATGTCTACGTTCCTGTTCATGTGTGGTGTGTGTACCATCTTGCAAACTGCTGTAGGGGTTAG ACTGCCAATTATTCAAGGAGGATGCCACAAATTTATACCAGCAGTTGCAGCACTGATGGCCTTACCCATTTGGAAGTGTCCAGATCTTAGTCCAGTAGAATCTATGGGTGTTACAGGTAACGGATCCGAGGCAAATTTTACTCTTGTACCAAGATTTACAGATGATGAACGGACTACAATGTGGCAAAGCAGAATGAAAGAG attCAGGGAGGAATTATTCTTTCAGCCTTGGTTCAAGTAGTGATCGGATGCACAGGAATTCTTGGCTTGATTTTAAACTTCATTGGACCTATTACTATTGTTCCTACAATAACATTGGTCGGACTCTCACTCATTGATGTAGCACTACGATTCTGCCAAGTTCACTGGGGAATTACCAGCTT AACTGTTTGTTtggtttttctgttttctttgtacATGAGTGAAATCAAGCTACCACTTCCGGCATATAGCAAGCGAAGGAAATGTCATATAACGATGTATCCAGTATTTAAATTGTTACCG GTAATACTGGCTGTGGCTATCTCTTGGGGCGTATGCGCAATTTTAACCGTTACAGACAGACTTTCTTCAGATCCGAAGAGTCAGGAATATTTCACTCGCACGGACGCAAGGACAAATGTTCTTGAGACTGCTGAATGGTTCTTCTTTCCGTATCCAG gccAATGGGGTCTACCGACTGTTAGTATCGCCAGTTTTATGGCAATGCTTGCCGCAACTATGACATCTATCATAGAGTCTGTGGGTGATTACTACGCATGCGCGAGAATATCTTGTGTTTCTCCGCCTCCTACACACGCGGTCAATAGAGGTATTGCTATTGAAGGTTTTGGCAGCATTCTGTCTGGCATCGTGGGGTCCGGGGGTGCAACGACCTCGTACAGTCAAAATGTTGGTGCAATTGGATTCACCAAG GTAGCGAGCAGAAGAGCTTTCCAGGTTGCAGGTTTGATATTTTTACTGTGTGGACTGTGTGGAAAGTTTGGAGCTTTGCTAACTCAATTACCAGATCCGGTACTCGGTGGTATCGTCCTCGTCAGTTTTGGAATGGTTACAGCAGTAGGACTGTCGAACCTTCAGTTTGTATCATTACAGTCCAGCCGGAATTTAGTCATCATAGGTACCTCATTGCTCATTGGTCTAATGGCTCCTAGATATATCGCCGCAAATCCTGGATGTATAAAAACAG GTGACGATGAGGTAGATCGTGTTTTGACGGTGTTGCTCAGCACAGCAATGTTTGTGGGTGGATTTGTAGGTTTTGTTTTAGATAACACAGTCCCAG GTTCTGATGAGGAAAGAGGGATAAAGTCTTGGAGGAAGACCTATACAGCGGACCCCAACAATGTCGATTCCATAGAGGATGATACTTACGACCTTCCGTTTATCATGAATTGCCTTAGACAGCATAAATGGACAACTTACATTCCATTTCTTCCAACATTCCGATTTAGTATTGGGAAATATCTAAAAGGCTTGTGCTCAAAGTGCAGAGACCGTTGA
- the LOC123564752 gene encoding solute carrier family 23 member 1-like isoform X1 — protein sequence MTVSGNCLKSGNKISNMENKLPRHTDQENFVCEEGGVLLLNGCVQPERNCSCGIIDQTGHTTSRRDQTIKINYGSKCDALGLNFDTEPDNNDMHYKVSDVPNVFSAFIFGLQQVLLSISSTISIPLIVANEICAGDLDLVKSEIMSTFLFMCGVCTILQTAVGVRLPIIQGGCHKFIPAVAALMALPIWKCPDLSPVESMGVTGNGSEANFTLVPRFTDDERTTMWQSRMKEIQGGIILSALVQVVIGCTGILGLILNFIGPITIVPTITLVGLSLIDVALRFCQVHWGITSLTVCLVFLFSLYMSEIKLPLPAYSKRRKCHITMYPVFKLLPVILAVAISWGVCAILTVTDRLSSDPKSQEYFTRTDARTNVLETAEWFFFPYPGQWGLPTVSIASFMAMLAATMTSIIESVGDYYACARISCVSPPPTHAVNRGIAIEGFGSILSGIVGSGGATTSYSQNVGAIGFTKVASRRAFQVAGLIFLLCGLCGKFGALLTQLPDPVLGGIVLVSFGMVTAVGLSNLQFVSLQSSRNLVIIGTSLLIGLMAPRYIAANPGCIKTGDDEVDRVLTVLLSTAMFVGGFVGFVLDNTVPGSDEERGIKSWRKTYTADPNNVDSIEDDTYDLPFIMNCLRQHKWTTYIPFLPTFRFSIGKYLKGLCSKCRDR from the exons ATGACAGTCAGCGGTAATTGTCTAAAATCAGGGAACAAAATATCTAATATGGAAAATAAATTGCCGCGTCACACAGATCAGGAAAACTTTGTGTGCGAAGAGGGTGGCGTTTTGTTATTAAATGGATGTGTACAACCAGAGAGAAACTGCAGTTGTGGCATTATTGACCAAACAGGGCATACTACCTCAAGACGAGATCAAACCATCAAGATTAATTATGGATCAAAATGTGACGCGTTAGGACTGAATTTTGATACAGAACCAGACAACAATGATATGCATTATAAAGTATCAGATGTACCAAATGTTTTTTCAGCTTTTATATTTGGATTGCAG caaGTTTTACTCAGTATCAGTTCTACAATTTCTATTCCATTGATCGTTGCCAATGAGATATGtgctggtgaccttgaccttgtgaaGTCAGAAATTATGTCTACGTTCCTGTTCATGTGTGGTGTGTGTACCATCTTGCAAACTGCTGTAGGGGTTAG ACTGCCAATTATTCAAGGAGGATGCCACAAATTTATACCAGCAGTTGCAGCACTGATGGCCTTACCCATTTGGAAGTGTCCAGATCTTAGTCCAGTAGAATCTATGGGTGTTACAGGTAACGGATCCGAGGCAAATTTTACTCTTGTACCAAGATTTACAGATGATGAACGGACTACAATGTGGCAAAGCAGAATGAAAGAG attCAGGGAGGAATTATTCTTTCAGCCTTGGTTCAAGTAGTGATCGGATGCACAGGAATTCTTGGCTTGATTTTAAACTTCATTGGACCTATTACTATTGTTCCTACAATAACATTGGTCGGACTCTCACTCATTGATGTAGCACTACGATTCTGCCAAGTTCACTGGGGAATTACCAGCTT AACTGTTTGTTtggtttttctgttttctttgtacATGAGTGAAATCAAGCTACCACTTCCGGCATATAGCAAGCGAAGGAAATGTCATATAACGATGTATCCAGTATTTAAATTGTTACCG GTAATACTGGCTGTGGCTATCTCTTGGGGCGTATGCGCAATTTTAACCGTTACAGACAGACTTTCTTCAGATCCGAAGAGTCAGGAATATTTCACTCGCACGGACGCAAGGACAAATGTTCTTGAGACTGCTGAATGGTTCTTCTTTCCGTATCCAG gccAATGGGGTCTACCGACTGTTAGTATCGCCAGTTTTATGGCAATGCTTGCCGCAACTATGACATCTATCATAGAGTCTGTGGGTGATTACTACGCATGCGCGAGAATATCTTGTGTTTCTCCGCCTCCTACACACGCGGTCAATAGAGGTATTGCTATTGAAGGTTTTGGCAGCATTCTGTCTGGCATCGTGGGGTCCGGGGGTGCAACGACCTCGTACAGTCAAAATGTTGGTGCAATTGGATTCACCAAG GTAGCGAGCAGAAGAGCTTTCCAGGTTGCAGGTTTGATATTTTTACTGTGTGGACTGTGTGGAAAGTTTGGAGCTTTGCTAACTCAATTACCAGATCCGGTACTCGGTGGTATCGTCCTCGTCAGTTTTGGAATGGTTACAGCAGTAGGACTGTCGAACCTTCAGTTTGTATCATTACAGTCCAGCCGGAATTTAGTCATCATAGGTACCTCATTGCTCATTGGTCTAATGGCTCCTAGATATATCGCCGCAAATCCTGGATGTATAAAAACAG GTGACGATGAGGTAGATCGTGTTTTGACGGTGTTGCTCAGCACAGCAATGTTTGTGGGTGGATTTGTAGGTTTTGTTTTAGATAACACAGTCCCAG GTTCTGATGAGGAAAGAGGGATAAAGTCTTGGAGGAAGACCTATACAGCGGACCCCAACAATGTCGATTCCATAGAGGATGATACTTACGACCTTCCGTTTATCATGAATTGCCTTAGACAGCATAAATGGACAACTTACATTCCATTTCTTCCAACATTCCGATTTAGTATTGGGAAATATCTAAAAGGCTTGTGCTCAAAGTGCAGAGACCGTTGA